The stretch of DNA GTATTCGAACGTGCCGTCCTCGATCCAGCGGATGGCCACTTCGTACGGATGCGTCCAGTGGTGTCCGGGAAAACCGCCACCGATGGCTCTGATGCGCTCATGCGGGTCATGCCTGTCGGTTCTGTTAATGCAGTTAACTTCGACTCGCCTTGCCAGGTTGCCAGCTTGTTTCACATTCTCTATTGTCGTTAGGGTGCGCCACTCCGATGCCCGCCCATGCGCGGCGTTTGCGCCCGCCGCCTTGGCCGGCGGGCGCAGCGGGCGAGTTGGCTTATGCCCCGACAGTGACTTTTTGCACTGGACTCCAATCGCCATTGGGCGCGCCTTTGTCCCAGAAGCGCACGCGGTATTCGCGCGTCTCGGCCGTGTTGGCCACGAGCAAGGGGCGCTCGTCATCGTAGGGCGTCTCGGTGTCGATACCCAGGAATTCCCACGCGCCGTTGTTGCGGCGGCTCTCCAGGTACACGCCTTGATGCCCGAACTTGGTGAAGGTGATGTGGATGCATTGGCAGGTGTCACCTTGCGCGACCACGGGTTTGAATTCGGGCACGGGATGTTCACTGGTGTCCTCTTCGGCGATGATTCTCAGGTCTTGCCCGATGGCCTCGGTGTAACCGGCGTTCTTTTTCATGCGCGCAATTTGATTGAGGAGGCGGTTAAGCACTCCGGGCGGGCGCATGCCGGGCGGGGAGAAGCTGCTCGCGTCGGGCAGGGTGACAGGGTCCGTGCCGGTTCCGTTGCCGACGATGCGTTTGAAGGCAGTGGCCTCCTGAAGGTCCTGCTTGATGGCGGGATGCCAGGTCTGGAGGACCCAAGTGTAGAGTTCGAGGTCAACGTCCATATCGGCCAGTTCGCCACCGTCCAAGCCACACGTTGGCCCGTGAGTGGGAATTTTGCCCCGATAGTTCGTCAGCCAGACCACTT from Verrucomicrobiota bacterium encodes:
- a CDS encoding DUF3892 domain-containing protein, yielding MARRVEVNCINRTDRHDPHERIRAIGGGFPGHHWTHPYEVAIRWIEDGTFEYYIEKGGDAVYLIVAVSPQGHKYLKMPDDGEEPNHLLRLPDRPRSRP